From a single Solanum dulcamara chromosome 4, daSolDulc1.2, whole genome shotgun sequence genomic region:
- the LOC129885449 gene encoding NADH dehydrogenase [ubiquinone] iron-sulfur protein 8, mitochondrial-like, with protein MAAILARKSLSALRSRQLVLAGQAWQGTNTPNGTLLGSRSFATKHSFSTDKDDEEREQLAKELSKDWNSVFERSINTLFLTEMVRGLMLTLKYFFEKKVTINYPFEKGPLSPRFRGEHALRRYATGEERCIACKLCEAICPAQAITIEAEEREDGSRRTTRYDIDMTKCIYCGFCQEACPVDAIVEGPNFEFATETHEELLYDKEKLLENGDRWETEIAENLRSESLYR; from the exons ATGGCCGCTATATTAGCTCGCAAGTCTCTATCTGCTCTTCGTTCTCGTCAGCTT GTTTTGGCAGGACAAGCATGGCAAGGGACTAATACTCCTAATGGAACTCTGCTTGGTTCTCGATCATTTGCTACCAAGCATTCGTTTTCAACCGACAAAG ATGATGAAGAAAGAGAGCAGCTTGCAAAGGAGCTATCAAAAGATTGGAATTCAG TCTTTGAGCGAAGCATAAATACACTCTTTTTGACTGAAATGGTTCGAGGTCTGATGCTGACGCTCAAGTACTTCTTTGAAAAGAAAGTGACG ATTAACTATCCATTTGAAAAGGGGCCTTTAAGCCCTCGTTTTCGTGGAGAACATGCCCTTCGACGTTATGCCACAGGAGAGGAAAGATGCATTGCATGTAAACTTTGTGAAGCT ATTTGCCCTGCTCAAGCTATCACAATCGAGGCGGAAGAGCGAGAAGATGGCAGTCGTCGAACAACCAG GTATGATATTGATATGACGAAGTGCATCTACTGCGGATTCTGCCAAGAAGCCTGCCCTGTTGATGCCATTGTCGAGGGACCCAACTTTGAGTTTGCAACTGAAACTCATGAG GAACTCCTTTACGACAAGGAGAAGCTTCTTGAGAATGGAGATCGATGGGAAACTGAGATTGCAGAGAATCTGAGATCTGAAAGTCTCTATCGCTGA
- the LOC129885450 gene encoding BTB/POZ domain-containing protein At3g05675-like translates to MTVGGGSGGGSGAGGVTSGKKRQRAGSNSRISSTIGIIDSSRPDNTLTERSQKMSGIRRTASLSIIAPSSSAAASGGFNDSATADVVLRLFVDQLPLFDTDDSESISAVDSDQSDVQIYLHSDVLRRSKYFAALLSDRWQKESNDVDSGNSSRMFRLNLGVPATPGSIDHHLAVLQLLYTSDFSTTIDNVSVALCLLPVALELIFEDCIKACVRFLEAVPWTEDEERKILCIVPLLGKEESQELLARVSIDKIDSSEQMLHGLIFSALHNHPNMAFAKAFVAMLLRDFSSKEAAKRVLDRAFQSSLKIVKESLEEYSSPDFRGDHNEIEAIQRLNLHTAMTNGRHLLWLVERMIELRVADTAVQEWSNQTAFTADLLRALRDDAWRNIVPGLPAVVLRCTCKLSNAVATGTILATRQVRKKIVKDWLPVLILCKDYVTPMMPSHKTIYMELEDTFLRIISTLPLSDAQELLQQCLTFSTRNVEDCPHLISAFTTWFRRANRFPLPDM, encoded by the exons ATGACGGTAGGCGGTGGCAGCGGCGGCGGTAGTGGTGCCGGCGGAGTAACCTCCGGCAAAAAACGACAACGTGCTGGTAGCAATAGTCGGATTTCCTCAACCATCGGAATCATCGACTCTTCTCGTCCTGATAATACCCTAACGGAACGCTCTCAGAAGATGTCAGGTATTCGCCGAACAGCTTCTCTTAGCATTATTGCACCGTCGTCCTCCGCTGCAGCTAGCGGCGGATTTAACGATTCAGCCACGGCTGACGTCGTGCTTCGTCTCTTTGTCGATCAATTGCCGCTGTTCGATACCGACGACTCCGAATCCATTTCAGCCGTCGATTCTGACCAATCCGATGTCCAGATCTATCTCCACTCCGATGTTCTCCGCCGTTCTAAGTACTTCGCTGCTCTCTTATCCGACCGCTGGCAAAAGGAATCAAACGACGTCGATTCCGGGAACTCTTCTAGGATGTTCCGACTCAATCTGGGCGTTCCCGCTACTCCTGGATCAATCGATCACCATTTGGCTGTTCTTCAGCTTCTATATACCAGTGACTTCTCGACAACTATCGACAATGTTTCTGTAGCGTTGTGTTTACTTCCGGTGGCTTTGGAACTAATATTTGAGGATTGCATTAAGGCTTGTGTTCGGTTCCTTGAGGCCGTACCATGGACTGAAgatgaagaaaggaaaatacTCTGTATAGTTCCGTTGCTAGGCAAGGAGGAATCTCAAGAGCTTCTCGCTAGGGTTTCGATTGACAAAATTGATTCGTCCGAACAAATGCTTCATGGATTGATATTTTCAGCACTTCATAACCATCCTAACATGGCATTCGCTAAGGCATTTGTTGCTATGCTGTTGAGGGACTTTTCGTCCAAAGAGGCAGCGAAGAGAGTGTTGGACCGTGCCTTTCAAAGTAGCTTGAAGATTGTGAAGGAGTCGTTGGAGGAGTACTCAAGTCCTGACTTTAGAGGTGATCACAATGAGATTGAGGCAATTCAGAGGCTGAATTTGCATACTGCAATGACAAATGGGAGGCATTTGCTGTGGTTGGTGGAGAGGATGATTGAACTGAGAGTGGCTGATACAGCTGTTCAAGAGTGGAGCAATCAGACTGCATTTACTGCTGATTTGCTGAGGGCTCTCCGTGATGATGCATGGAGGAACATCGTTCCAGGGCTTCCTGCAGTTGTGCTTCGATGCACTTGTAAGCTTTCTAATGCAGTCGCCACGGGCACTATCTTGGCCACTAGACAG GTTAGAAagaagatcgtgaaagattggCTTCCAGTGTTGATTTTGTGCAAAGACTATGTAACACCCATGATGCCAAGTCACAAAACAATATATATGGAGCTGGAAGACACGTTTTTGAGGATTATATCGACGCTTCCCTTGTCTGATGCCCAGGAGTTATTGCAACAGTGTCTCACCTTTTCAACTAGAAACGTTGAAGACTGTCCTCACTTAATCAGTGCGTTTACCACCTGGTTCCGACGAGCAAATAGATTCCCCCTACCAGATATGTGA
- the LOC129884487 gene encoding uncharacterized protein At1g01500-like, with protein MENSFENGNGVAENGHSFMKHSTYQPGFKLSLQWLDLRVFYVRISKCELDDLTAEYLTVNHVPLNRDTLLEVNGARTGIYSDGVSTVLRRDRYDKKSEEVTFISTDSISMTGSVKFEVYDRDVVMLYGSLELCDSNGFIGESENHGQSWSINCETDVLAGSSSSFLKGNQHLGTDLVSPVIEVYVAGCFSGKPIILTKALELRHRKRQQRQGMLESIPEYEATESQYHVSSSYAMQVTDHARHKQEHDEYNLYSRMEYIEGEDGELSWFNSGVRVGVGIGLSICVGIGIGVGLLVRTYQGTSNFRRRLI; from the exons ATGGAGAACTCGTTCGAGAATGGGAATGGAGTGGCTGAGAATGGCCATAGCTTCATGAAGCACTCAACTTATCAGCCAGGATTTAAGTTATCTTTACAGTGGTTAGATTTGAGAGTGTTTTATGTTAGAATTAGCAAATGTGAGCTTGATGATTTGACCGCAGAGTACCTCACGGTGAACCATGTTCCGCTGAATCGCGATACACTATTGGAAGTAAATGGTGCACGGACTGGAATTTATTCTGATGGTGTATCCACTGTACTCAGAAGAGATAGGTACGATAAGAAATCCGAAGAGGTCACTTTCATTAGTACGGATAGTATAAGTATGACAGGAAGTGTGAAATTTGAGGTTTATGATAGGGATGTTGTTATGTTGTATGGTTCATTAGAACTATGTGATAGTAATGGGTTTATCGGTGAATCTGAAAATCATGGTCAATCTTGGAGCATCAATTGTGAAACAGATGTGCTTGCTGGCTCTAGCTCTAGCTTTCTCAAAGGAAACCAACACCTCGGTACGGATTTGGTTTCTCCTGTAATTGAAGTTTATGTGGCTGGTTGTTTCTCAGGGAAACCAATTATACTGACAAAGGCCCTAGAACTCAGACACCGGAAGAGGCAACAAAGGCAAGGAATGCTGGAATCTATACCAGAATATGAGGCAACCGAAAGCCAGTACCATGTTTCCTCTTCATATGCAATGCAG GTTACAGATCATGCAAGACACAAACAGGAGCATGATGAATATAACCTTTACTCGAGGATGGAATATATAGAAGGTGAAGATGGGGAACTATCCTGGTTCAATTCTGGTGTAAGAGTTGGTGTTGGGATTGGCCTCAGTATTTGTGTTGGTATTGGTATAGGAGTCGGGCTTCTTGTTCGTACCTACCAAGGAACTTCCAACTTCAGAAGGCGTCTAATATGA